One window of Leptospira yasudae genomic DNA carries:
- a CDS encoding HEAT repeat domain-containing protein, protein MFKNISISIILSSISVLPLFAGGDKAVEYADRAYFEQIRKLDTGSYEERVDAADYLKFVNNKLAVRPLLNALRGNPKVPKSLENHPYLKFTVAQALAVMDQEIAIKPTIEEYKKLEPTIQEKDEPYFTSKDDYTMVIAVGEILRTIGSYPYAKESEDVLVNALSHPNYYIRASAADGLKYMNRKETVNFLVSTLEKEKNDFTKAALLNSIVNIMKVADKSFYSLCDMLKSENPSVRYRVSMALGEVDLKAAEFYLRQALLIEDKQNVRDQIRKDLSTVLGFKLPTISVIFAE, encoded by the coding sequence ATGTTTAAGAATATTTCGATCTCTATCATTTTGTCTTCTATCAGTGTTTTGCCTTTATTTGCCGGCGGCGATAAGGCGGTAGAATACGCCGATAGAGCGTATTTCGAACAGATCCGAAAGCTCGATACCGGCTCCTACGAGGAAAGAGTCGACGCCGCGGATTATCTCAAGTTTGTGAATAACAAACTCGCCGTTCGTCCTCTTCTGAACGCGCTTCGCGGAAATCCGAAAGTTCCTAAGTCCCTTGAAAATCATCCTTATCTCAAGTTTACGGTCGCTCAAGCGCTCGCCGTAATGGATCAGGAAATCGCGATTAAACCGACCATCGAAGAATACAAGAAACTCGAACCCACCATCCAAGAAAAGGACGAGCCTTATTTTACGTCTAAGGATGATTATACGATGGTGATCGCGGTCGGCGAAATTTTAAGAACGATCGGAAGTTATCCTTATGCGAAAGAATCCGAAGACGTTCTCGTAAACGCTCTCAGTCACCCGAACTATTACATCCGCGCTTCCGCTGCGGACGGTTTGAAATATATGAACCGGAAGGAAACTGTGAACTTTCTCGTTTCCACTTTGGAAAAGGAAAAGAACGATTTTACGAAAGCGGCGCTTCTCAACTCGATCGTTAACATCATGAAAGTCGCGGATAAAAGTTTTTATTCACTTTGCGATATGCTCAAAAGCGAGAATCCCTCCGTTCGTTACAGAGTTTCCATGGCTCTTGGAGAAGTGGATCTGAAGGCTGCCGAATTTTATCTTCGTCAAGCGCTGTTGATCGAGGACAAACAAAACGTGCGCGATCAAATTCGGAAAGATCTGTCGACCGTTCTCGGTTTTAAACTTCCGACTATCTCCGTGATCTTTGCGGAATAA
- a CDS encoding polyhydroxyalkanoate synthesis regulator DNA-binding domain-containing protein: MKLLKRYANRRLYDPETSKTITLEDVAEMIINGEEIRVIDNMSGSDITPKILGQTFLKVSLGQRNEEFSNFMLSALIRETGKDISSLFGRLVLGGIGASYLTRDRLEKILQSMISLGELKLEMATEYRDDLLTHMASRASENKLRIQEDLKKIGKELEESAETDLPLEDLSEKIRKIAESVKEKEA, encoded by the coding sequence ATGAAACTTCTGAAACGATACGCGAATCGACGACTCTACGACCCCGAGACGAGTAAGACGATTACTCTCGAAGACGTCGCGGAGATGATCATCAACGGAGAAGAAATCCGTGTGATCGATAATATGTCCGGTTCCGATATCACTCCGAAAATTCTCGGACAAACCTTTCTCAAGGTTTCTCTCGGTCAAAGAAACGAAGAATTCTCCAACTTCATGCTTTCCGCTTTGATCCGCGAAACGGGTAAGGACATAAGTTCCTTGTTCGGAAGGTTGGTCTTAGGCGGAATCGGTGCGAGTTATCTGACTCGCGATCGTTTGGAAAAAATTCTTCAATCCATGATCTCCTTGGGCGAACTCAAGTTGGAAATGGCGACCGAATACCGCGACGACCTGTTGACCCACATGGCCAGCCGCGCCTCCGAAAACAAACTTAGAATTCAAGAAGACCTCAAAAAAATCGGAAAAGAGCTGGAAGAATCCGCCGAAACCGATTTACCATTGGAAGACCTTTCCGAAAAAATCCGCAAAATTGCGGAAAGTGTAAAAGAAAAGGAAGCCTGA
- a CDS encoding metal-dependent hydrolase, which translates to MKKPFAKTIDGQSPSVRKMDFEGLENLPRHYFNDNAIITHALNSFHVIFPEGERYFIRSVKPFQDQLSEPLKNRVKSFIGQEVQHGKEHERVWSAIRRYGLPLDKIAKFYYTTLYKGIFPFLRFLFGPKIDLSITAALEHYTATLGEISLKYDLARDAHGDMRKLLVWHACEEIEHKSVVYDVLQEVAPNYFLRIFGFAIATVLLWSYAILFQYWFLIADEEVSWKKFRADRFYARKHLGASVPPLFQGCLKYFRPNFHPDQMGGYELAEASLSAL; encoded by the coding sequence ATGAAAAAGCCGTTCGCAAAAACGATTGATGGGCAATCGCCTTCGGTCCGCAAAATGGACTTTGAAGGTTTGGAAAATCTTCCGAGACATTATTTCAACGATAACGCGATCATTACGCATGCGTTGAACAGTTTTCACGTGATCTTTCCGGAAGGGGAACGCTATTTTATCCGGAGCGTGAAACCGTTTCAAGATCAACTCAGCGAACCTTTAAAGAATCGCGTGAAGTCTTTTATCGGTCAAGAAGTGCAGCACGGAAAAGAACACGAACGGGTTTGGTCTGCAATCCGCAGATACGGTCTTCCGCTCGATAAGATCGCCAAGTTTTATTACACGACTCTGTATAAAGGAATCTTTCCGTTTCTAAGATTTTTATTCGGACCTAAGATCGATCTTTCGATCACCGCCGCTTTGGAGCACTACACGGCAACGTTAGGCGAAATATCGTTGAAATACGATCTGGCCCGCGACGCTCACGGTGATATGAGAAAACTTCTCGTTTGGCACGCTTGCGAAGAGATCGAACACAAATCGGTCGTTTACGACGTTCTTCAGGAAGTCGCTCCGAATTATTTCCTGAGAATTTTCGGTTTTGCGATCGCGACCGTTCTACTTTGGTCGTACGCGATTCTGTTTCAATATTGGTTCTTGATCGCGGACGAGGAAGTTTCCTGGAAGAAGTTTAGGGCGGATCGTTTTTACGCCCGCAAACATCTAGGAGCTTCGGTGCCTCCTTTGTTCCAAGGATGTCTGAAATATTTCAGACCGAATTTTCATCCGGATCAAATGGGCGGCTACGAATTGGCGGAAGCGAGCCTTTCCGCTTTGTAA
- a CDS encoding DUF1569 domain-containing protein, with amino-acid sequence MQTTFTSKNLSRKEFLRSSTRFLILSGTGAAVLSSANGCSSGPKGIVDKGLTFASLAQVLSELETFKKSNSIQGYGTWDAGKVFLHCAQSIEYSIQGYPENKSALFQNTIGKLVFLKFASSQKMSHDLEAPIPGAAPIHSDTDWKASLGVLQETILKFQAYGGELKPHFAYGSLSKEEYDLAHAMHIANHFSFLTFNS; translated from the coding sequence ATCCAAACTACATTCACATCTAAAAATTTATCCAGAAAGGAATTCCTCCGTTCTTCCACGAGGTTTCTCATTTTGAGCGGCACGGGTGCGGCGGTCCTTTCTTCCGCAAACGGATGCAGCTCCGGTCCGAAAGGAATCGTCGACAAAGGATTGACCTTCGCTTCTCTTGCACAAGTGTTAAGCGAACTGGAAACATTCAAAAAATCGAATTCGATTCAAGGATACGGAACCTGGGACGCGGGAAAGGTGTTTCTTCACTGCGCTCAATCGATCGAATATTCGATCCAAGGTTATCCCGAAAACAAAAGCGCTCTCTTTCAAAACACGATCGGAAAACTCGTATTCTTAAAGTTCGCTTCTTCCCAAAAAATGTCGCACGACTTGGAAGCTCCGATTCCTGGAGCGGCTCCGATCCATTCCGACACGGATTGGAAAGCGAGCCTCGGCGTTTTACAAGAAACGATTTTGAAATTCCAAGCGTACGGCGGGGAACTCAAACCTCATTTCGCGTACGGAAGTTTATCGAAGGAAGAATACGATCTGGCGCACGCGATGCATATCGCGAACCATTTCAGTTTTTTGACTTTCAATTCTTAA
- a CDS encoding DUF962 domain-containing protein — translation MKTIEQWLTEYAESHQNIINKRIHWIAVPTIMFTLLGMLWSIPSGSIQSLLPESLGQTRLFLNWATIFVLVTGIFYLRLSIPMFLGMMTMVAVMLAGVYFISLSGISTLISISVGVFVVAWIFQFIGHKIEGKKPSFFKDLQFLLIGPAWCLSYFYKKVGISY, via the coding sequence ATGAAAACGATCGAACAGTGGTTGACCGAATACGCGGAGAGCCACCAAAACATCATTAACAAAAGAATTCACTGGATCGCCGTGCCGACCATTATGTTTACGTTGCTCGGAATGCTTTGGTCCATTCCGTCCGGTTCCATTCAGAGCCTTCTTCCGGAATCCCTGGGACAAACCAGATTGTTTCTGAACTGGGCTACGATCTTCGTTTTAGTGACGGGAATTTTCTATCTCAGACTTTCCATCCCCATGTTTCTCGGAATGATGACGATGGTCGCCGTTATGCTCGCGGGCGTTTATTTCATTTCTCTTTCCGGAATTTCCACTTTGATCAGCATATCCGTGGGAGTGTTCGTCGTCGCTTGGATCTTTCAATTCATCGGCCATAAGATCGAAGGGAAAAAACCTTCCTTTTTCAAAGACCTTCAGTTTCTTCTGATCGGACCCGCGTGGTGTCTGAGTTATTTCTATAAGAAAGTAGGAATCTCCTACTAA
- a CDS encoding MFS transporter, giving the protein MFVPSKSIITKTILILSVVSLLTDVASEMLYPILPIYLKEIGFSIFLIGLLEGVAEATAGFSKGSFGRMSDLSGKRLPFVRWGYLLSALSKPMMTFLASPFWVFFVRTTDRLGKGIRTSARDALLSDETTIENKGTVFGFHRSMDTFGAVLGPLSALVFLYFYPGRYKELFLLAFIPGLLAIVFTFWIREKNTIPLIPKEEEKYSILLFFKYWKSASPSYKNLTRGILFFTVFNGSDVFLLLRLKESGMSDSSSIGAYIFYNIVYAVAAYPLGVIADKVGLKKMFLFGLLCYALVYWSMGFGESSWILWIAFAGYGVYAASTEGISKAWISNLVPKTETATALGTFNAFQSLCMILASSITGYLWVQWNSTAALAASGTAALIAGAYLYFSEESVQQKSS; this is encoded by the coding sequence ATGTTCGTTCCTTCCAAAAGTATCATCACAAAAACCATTCTGATTCTTTCGGTTGTCAGTCTTTTGACGGACGTCGCATCCGAGATGTTGTATCCGATTCTTCCCATTTATCTGAAAGAAATCGGCTTTTCGATTTTTCTGATCGGACTATTGGAAGGAGTCGCCGAGGCGACCGCCGGATTCAGCAAAGGTTCTTTCGGAAGAATGTCCGATCTAAGCGGAAAACGTCTTCCGTTTGTTCGATGGGGTTACCTACTCAGCGCGCTTTCCAAACCGATGATGACTTTTTTGGCCTCTCCGTTTTGGGTTTTTTTCGTAAGAACCACGGATCGATTGGGAAAGGGAATCCGAACTTCCGCCAGAGACGCCCTTCTTTCCGACGAAACTACGATCGAAAACAAAGGAACGGTTTTCGGTTTTCATCGATCGATGGATACGTTCGGAGCGGTGCTCGGACCGCTTTCCGCTCTTGTGTTTTTATACTTTTATCCCGGAAGATACAAAGAATTATTTCTGTTGGCGTTCATTCCCGGACTTCTCGCGATCGTATTTACCTTTTGGATCCGCGAAAAGAATACGATACCGCTCATTCCCAAAGAGGAAGAGAAATATTCGATTCTTCTTTTTTTCAAATACTGGAAGAGCGCTTCTCCTTCGTATAAAAATCTAACGCGGGGAATTCTGTTTTTTACCGTGTTCAACGGTTCGGACGTGTTCCTTCTTTTGCGTTTGAAAGAATCGGGCATGAGCGATTCTTCCTCCATCGGAGCCTATATCTTTTACAACATCGTATACGCGGTCGCTGCATATCCGTTGGGAGTGATCGCGGATAAGGTGGGATTGAAGAAGATGTTTCTTTTCGGGTTACTATGTTACGCGCTCGTTTATTGGAGTATGGGATTCGGAGAATCCTCTTGGATCCTTTGGATCGCGTTTGCGGGGTACGGAGTGTACGCGGCTTCCACGGAAGGAATTTCGAAGGCATGGATCAGCAATCTGGTTCCCAAAACGGAAACCGCAACCGCATTAGGAACCTTTAATGCGTTTCAAAGTCTTTGTATGATTCTCGCGAGTTCGATCACGGGTTATCTGTGGGTTCAATGGAATTCGACCGCGGCATTGGCGGCTTCGGGAACGGCCGCGCTGATTGCGGGCGCGTATCTATACTTTTCGGAAGAATCCGTACAACAAAAAAGCTCCTGA